From the Clostridiales bacterium FE2011 genome, one window contains:
- a CDS encoding redoxin family protein → MKKKLAVLFAILALCVLGTAAADENPFLGKPLPDFRTMDTERNVFCLSEALQDHDAVLINLWTSWCHPCKMEYPYLNETYEKYGERVAFIGMTIDSEDTWDILREMKEEYAMAYPVARESVTGILNYLGGSLGTPTTIIVDRFGNIVYIQAGAFVDSDQLFRLLDVFLAEDYTASVPLSSIPLPSKTQALPVSSARRIWVENEDARRVLLTLRYYDDEELTKCWLEEVEEGWVIDGDTARLRMELAAGDDLRDMVFTDFINDAWDLDVYTLLDPEQGNYYYEMPLKRVPDKSGWFTAFLEAKTKSYIDSNPQFLEKYLFPDEDAIREMVEELREDKIVVTWEYAEEEDPPTAEQPDTGAYTLDVIDQYNRPVPGVMVSFCTDAACQAETSDENGVVTFTGEPADYHVQVLRVPKGYSFDPDFELRTGTAFGEWNLVIRKD, encoded by the coding sequence ATGAAGAAAAAGCTGGCTGTCCTGTTTGCTATTCTGGCGCTCTGTGTCCTCGGCACGGCTGCGGCGGATGAAAATCCTTTCCTGGGCAAGCCGCTTCCGGATTTCCGCACCATGGATACGGAGCGGAATGTGTTTTGCCTTTCGGAAGCCCTGCAGGACCACGACGCGGTGCTGATCAACCTGTGGACCTCCTGGTGCCATCCCTGCAAGATGGAATATCCGTACCTGAATGAGACGTATGAAAAATACGGGGAACGGGTTGCGTTCATCGGCATGACCATCGATTCGGAGGACACCTGGGATATCCTCCGGGAAATGAAGGAAGAATATGCCATGGCCTATCCCGTGGCGCGGGAATCGGTCACCGGCATCCTGAATTATCTCGGCGGCAGCCTGGGGACGCCCACCACAATCATTGTGGACCGCTTCGGCAACATCGTTTATATCCAGGCGGGCGCCTTCGTGGACAGCGACCAGCTGTTCAGGCTGCTGGATGTGTTCCTGGCGGAGGATTATACCGCCTCGGTTCCCCTCTCCAGTATTCCTTTGCCGTCAAAAACCCAGGCGCTTCCGGTTTCCTCAGCCCGCAGGATCTGGGTGGAAAACGAGGATGCCCGCCGGGTTCTCCTCACGCTCCGTTATTATGACGACGAGGAGCTGACGAAATGCTGGCTTGAAGAAGTGGAGGAAGGCTGGGTGATCGACGGGGATACCGCCCGGCTGAGAATGGAACTGGCGGCAGGGGATGACCTGCGGGATATGGTTTTCACAGACTTTATCAACGATGCGTGGGATCTGGATGTGTATACCTTGCTGGATCCGGAGCAGGGCAATTACTATTATGAGATGCCGCTGAAGCGGGTTCCGGACAAGAGCGGCTGGTTCACTGCGTTTCTGGAGGCAAAAACAAAAAGTTATATCGACAGTAATCCGCAATTCCTCGAGAAATACCTGTTCCCGGATGAAGATGCTATCCGGGAAATGGTTGAGGAACTGCGTGAGGATAAGATAGTTGTCACCTGGGAATACGCGGAGGAGGAAGATCCGCCGACAGCGGAGCAGCCGGACACGGGTGCCTATACCCTGGATGTGATTGACCAGTACAACCGGCCAGTGCCCGGCGTCATGGTCAGCTTCTGCACGGACGCAGCCTGCCAGGCGGAAACCTCTGATGAAAACGGCGTGGTCACCTTCACCGGGGAGCCGGCGGATTACCATGTCCAGGTGCTGAGAGTGCCGAAGGGCTACAGCTTCGACCCGGACTTTGAACTGCGGACCGGCACCGCTTTCGGTGAGTGGAACCTTGTGATCCGCAAGGACTGA
- a CDS encoding TlpA family protein disulfide reductase, producing the protein MKRSRLFSLLLILSLVSALCVSPACASSDAALQTVSFPATGVEIDLPADIDGLLYITRDLKMDTFARGAELWYFSVPQEERGIFSKPLASFKKEDNALIDGKSVSLLQLFCVENGKTIDDIHPELQEAYETEHFQVLGTAGDCTFYVRYLPEGFEFASRLSAEARAEAEALVEFCKQPDRLRLFQPKDADSVLLTFETVDLDGQPVRSEDLFGSHTLTMLNVWGTGCGPCLEELWELDYLSRKMEEKNVAVVGVVLNIQDPEDSRTIADAKEVLAWKDAHYLNLVPWDGFVDMLPVYGLPTTFFIDSNGQTVGEAETGYKNSAAYTVIINKILARMSKGE; encoded by the coding sequence ATGAAGCGAAGCAGACTCTTTTCCCTTCTGCTGATCCTTTCCCTGGTGTCGGCACTGTGCGTTTCTCCCGCCTGCGCGTCTTCCGATGCCGCCCTGCAGACCGTCAGCTTCCCGGCCACAGGCGTTGAAATTGATCTCCCCGCGGATATCGACGGCCTCCTTTACATTACTCGTGACCTGAAGATGGACACCTTCGCCCGCGGAGCGGAGCTGTGGTATTTTTCCGTCCCGCAGGAGGAACGCGGCATCTTTTCCAAACCGCTGGCCTCCTTCAAGAAAGAGGATAATGCCCTGATCGACGGGAAATCCGTTTCCCTGCTGCAGCTGTTCTGCGTTGAAAACGGAAAGACGATTGACGATATCCATCCCGAACTGCAGGAAGCCTATGAAACAGAACACTTCCAGGTGCTGGGCACCGCCGGGGACTGCACCTTCTACGTCCGGTACCTGCCCGAGGGATTTGAATTTGCGTCCAGGCTTTCCGCGGAGGCCCGGGCGGAGGCGGAAGCCCTGGTTGAATTTTGCAAACAGCCGGACCGGCTCCGCCTCTTCCAGCCGAAGGATGCGGACAGCGTGCTGCTGACTTTCGAAACCGTAGACCTGGATGGACAACCGGTTCGGTCTGAGGATCTGTTCGGCAGCCATACCCTGACGATGCTGAACGTCTGGGGCACCGGGTGCGGCCCCTGCCTCGAGGAACTGTGGGAGCTGGATTACCTTTCCCGGAAGATGGAGGAAAAGAACGTCGCCGTGGTCGGCGTTGTGCTGAATATCCAGGACCCGGAGGACAGCCGGACGATCGCCGACGCGAAAGAAGTCCTCGCCTGGAAGGACGCCCATTACCTGAACCTGGTTCCCTGGGACGGCTTCGTCGATATGCTCCCGGTTTACGGGCTCCCCACCACTTTTTTCATCGATTCCAACGGACAAACGGTGGGGGAGGCTGAAACCGGCTACAAAAACTCGGCCGCCTACACGGTCATAATCAACAAAATCCTGGCCAGGATGAGCAAGGGAGAATAA
- a CDS encoding EAL domain-containing protein gives MSEFCIAAVVGTVVLFALYFLKRNYDTPHNRLFFCMVVINLVCSSLNIVSIHSIAHPEQFSAFMRDAVNLTYLWFYNLLAGVFLLYADNLTKIPQLKIPVRIFFFSIHLLETFLIFTSPVTRWIAYFDESLVYHRGILHPVLYAIAYSEILAGLIFYFVCRKRFNHYQKISVFWYAVVNFGAHAFQLIFPRYVIGNFIATLSLFFLFIAFENQAYYLFQTTMCYNRYAFITTIRRLQKRRTPYRIMALNMDYIRTSAVASRPSTIDQLTIILAERVDSAFPGKVYVLSNECFAIVAEDDSPEWDQSAREKVQEYFSVPFVFTQQDKTETTRISPLIRTIHVTERFPDGYALLDYLTGTENTSSAALTDEAVDTALESMRHEQQILHVIDKALENRSFKVFYQPILDVASGTYCSAEALIRLRDGNGSFVNPEELIRVAEKNGRINAVGLFVFEEVCRMIRDRDTKHLGISCVQVNLSPRQLREPSLADDLLDLLRKYGLSTDAINLEITETAEITRPEKEQVVSFMERMRAEGVAFSLDDYGSGFATIGTLLTYPVNTVKFDRDILWKAMTEPSAMTLLKTSLSAVRGIGKKAVVEGVETKEMEQMLRENDCDCMQGFLFSRPLAEENFIRFIREHNTKQ, from the coding sequence ATGAGCGAATTCTGTATCGCCGCGGTGGTGGGCACCGTGGTGCTTTTCGCGCTGTATTTCCTGAAGCGGAATTACGACACGCCGCATAACCGGCTCTTTTTCTGCATGGTCGTGATCAACCTGGTCTGCTCCTCGCTGAATATCGTGTCCATCCACTCCATCGCGCATCCGGAGCAGTTCTCCGCCTTTATGCGCGACGCGGTGAACCTGACCTATCTGTGGTTCTACAACCTGCTGGCCGGCGTTTTCCTGCTCTATGCCGACAACCTGACGAAGATCCCGCAGCTCAAAATCCCGGTGCGGATCTTCTTCTTTTCCATTCATCTGCTGGAAACATTCCTCATCTTCACTTCACCCGTCACAAGGTGGATCGCCTACTTTGACGAGAGCCTGGTCTATCACCGGGGCATCCTTCATCCCGTTCTTTACGCCATCGCCTATTCGGAGATCCTGGCCGGCCTCATTTTCTACTTCGTCTGCCGCAAGCGCTTCAACCATTACCAGAAGATCTCCGTTTTCTGGTATGCCGTGGTCAATTTCGGCGCGCATGCCTTCCAGCTGATTTTCCCCCGCTATGTCATCGGCAATTTCATCGCCACCCTGAGCCTGTTTTTCCTCTTCATCGCCTTTGAAAACCAGGCCTATTACCTTTTCCAGACCACCATGTGCTATAACCGCTACGCCTTTATCACCACCATCCGCCGCCTGCAGAAGCGCCGGACGCCGTACCGGATTATGGCCCTGAACATGGATTATATCCGCACATCCGCCGTGGCCTCCCGGCCCTCCACCATCGACCAGCTGACCATCATCCTCGCGGAGCGGGTGGACAGTGCCTTCCCCGGCAAGGTCTACGTCCTGTCCAATGAGTGCTTCGCCATCGTCGCGGAGGACGATTCCCCGGAGTGGGACCAGTCCGCCCGGGAGAAGGTGCAGGAGTATTTCTCCGTTCCCTTTGTCTTTACGCAGCAGGATAAAACGGAAACCACCCGGATCTCGCCCCTCATCCGCACGATCCACGTCACGGAGCGTTTCCCGGACGGCTACGCCCTCCTGGATTACCTCACCGGCACGGAGAACACCTCTTCCGCCGCCCTCACGGACGAGGCGGTGGATACCGCCCTGGAGTCCATGCGCCATGAGCAGCAGATCCTGCATGTGATCGACAAGGCCCTGGAAAACAGGTCCTTCAAAGTCTTTTACCAGCCCATCCTGGACGTGGCCTCCGGCACCTACTGCAGCGCGGAAGCCCTGATCCGCCTGCGGGACGGCAACGGATCCTTCGTCAACCCGGAGGAGCTGATCCGTGTAGCGGAGAAAAACGGGCGCATCAACGCCGTGGGCTTGTTTGTGTTTGAGGAAGTCTGCCGCATGATCCGGGACCGGGATACGAAGCACCTGGGCATCAGCTGCGTCCAGGTCAACCTGTCGCCCCGCCAGCTGCGGGAGCCGTCCCTCGCGGACGACCTGCTGGATCTGCTGCGCAAGTACGGCCTTTCCACGGACGCCATCAACCTGGAAATCACGGAAACCGCCGAGATCACCCGCCCGGAAAAGGAACAGGTGGTTTCCTTCATGGAGCGCATGCGGGCGGAAGGCGTCGCCTTCAGCCTGGATGATTACGGCTCCGGCTTTGCCACCATCGGTACCCTCCTGACCTATCCGGTGAACACCGTGAAGTTTGACCGGGATATCCTCTGGAAGGCCATGACGGAGCCTTCCGCCATGACCCTCCTCAAAACCTCCCTCAGCGCGGTCCGCGGCATCGGCAAAAAGGCCGTGGTGGAAGGCGTGGAAACCAAGGAAATGGAGCAGATGCTCCGGGAAAACGACTGCGACTGCATGCAGGGCTTCCTCTTCTCCCGCCCCCTGGCGGAGGAGAACTTCATCCGCTTTATCCGGGAACACAATACGAAACAATAA
- a CDS encoding zf-HC2 domain-containing protein yields the protein MKIPCAVVRDLLPLYAEDMIEEETHALVDEHLEECPECSKKLEKIKAEAAAPAAPAVDTAKPLLSLKKMINKRRWITAAIAALCVFILLGSAFHRFNDMHQVTWEEGLVKVTGVTTRGDAETRTSSPVPLDADEQKEKVLAIQFDNKINGINTEQEIDENGTVTAIMQGWGRNPGKKLTGDYSTFTFYPVPDRLVYDSGSGQELLWGEPMSGGVTIMPRLALGSYAILACCLASLSSLLWFLFRNQDVAPVFRQIFFAPVSYLAAHVLTKGFHARSFFFEDDLSFIILIGAACYALLTLGWVAWKQRKGI from the coding sequence ATGAAAATCCCATGCGCTGTGGTCCGGGATTTGCTGCCGCTGTACGCGGAAGACATGATTGAGGAAGAAACGCACGCCCTGGTGGACGAGCACCTGGAAGAATGCCCGGAATGCAGCAAAAAGCTGGAAAAGATCAAAGCGGAAGCCGCCGCGCCGGCCGCACCGGCCGTCGATACGGCAAAACCGCTGCTGAGCCTGAAAAAAATGATTAACAAGCGGCGGTGGATCACCGCGGCAATCGCGGCGCTGTGCGTCTTTATCCTCCTTGGTTCGGCTTTCCACCGATTTAACGACATGCATCAGGTAACCTGGGAAGAGGGGCTGGTAAAGGTAACGGGGGTCACCACAAGAGGAGACGCTGAAACGCGGACCAGCAGTCCCGTCCCGCTCGATGCGGACGAGCAGAAAGAAAAGGTGCTGGCCATTCAGTTTGACAACAAGATCAACGGGATCAATACAGAGCAGGAAATAGACGAAAACGGAACAGTCACCGCAATCATGCAGGGCTGGGGCAGGAATCCCGGCAAAAAGCTGACCGGGGACTACTCAACCTTCACCTTCTATCCGGTTCCGGACCGGCTGGTTTACGATTCCGGCTCCGGGCAGGAACTGCTGTGGGGCGAACCGATGAGCGGCGGCGTAACCATCATGCCCAGACTGGCTTTGGGAAGCTACGCGATCCTCGCCTGCTGTTTGGCATCTCTTTCCTCACTGCTCTGGTTCCTGTTCCGGAACCAGGATGTTGCGCCGGTATTCCGCCAGATCTTCTTCGCGCCCGTGTCCTATCTGGCCGCCCATGTGCTGACCAAAGGCTTCCACGCAAGAAGCTTCTTCTTTGAGGATGACCTGAGCTTCATCATTCTGATCGGCGCCGCCTGCTACGCCCTGCTGACGCTGGGCTGGGTGGCCTGGAAGCAGAGGAAGGGGATTTGA
- a CDS encoding sigma-70 family RNA polymerase sigma factor, which yields MQNGSFDRIYRDYFDPVYRYVLSLSGNQAIAEEITQETFFRALRNLDQFQGKSSLKTWLCSIARNLWISEQRKRKEQPLSDAETFSDDSPGPEESIMRQDQSMHVHRLLHRLEEPYREVFTLRTLGQLSFRDIGELFGKTDNWACVVYHRARAMIRKEMGE from the coding sequence ATGCAGAACGGTTCTTTTGACCGGATCTACCGGGATTATTTTGATCCGGTATACCGGTATGTGCTTTCCCTCTCCGGGAACCAGGCCATCGCCGAGGAAATAACCCAGGAAACCTTCTTCAGGGCACTGCGGAACCTGGACCAGTTCCAGGGAAAAAGCAGCCTGAAGACCTGGCTGTGCTCCATCGCAAGGAACCTCTGGATATCAGAACAGCGGAAAAGGAAAGAGCAGCCGCTCAGCGACGCAGAGACCTTTTCCGATGATTCGCCCGGGCCGGAGGAATCCATTATGCGGCAGGATCAGAGCATGCACGTTCACCGGTTGCTGCACCGCCTGGAGGAGCCGTACAGGGAGGTTTTCACCCTGCGGACCCTGGGCCAGCTCAGCTTCCGGGATATCGGCGAGCTATTCGGTAAAACAGACAACTGGGCCTGCGTGGTCTACCACCGGGCCCGTGCGATGATCAGAAAGGAAATGGGGGAATAA
- a CDS encoding leucine-rich repeat domain-containing protein — protein MKSMKAIRRLVLAVLAVCILFLVQAGCAEETKHSVTLSKDDIWLGFQKYEDLLSDKSVTDIFVEEGNEYYCSIDGVLFSKDRKWLVTYPSGRTEEEYTVPEGTEGINFDDPENLKVLKLPASFRPRYYKEGDEPGQAYMGEVFVEFVCCPALERIEVDPDNPFFCDIDGVLFSKDRKKLVVCPRSKQGGYVIPDGTEEICMYAFSENEKLTGVFVPDSVQVIGEAAFSETKEIRRIRLPKKMKYIDECAFLDNEALAELEIPEGLTEITPWMLTGNTQLQGTLRIPESVTKIGEEALCFLYKVSDIYWPDHDIRFTWFCEGEEEDLEDKSDLAFGWNDWGIADFTVVMHAHEGTPAAEWVKNYPHVISPQGVESMDAEGYAEVCTRVMRESGYPEAEICYNPGLKWMAVKPLVAYNLDHAVAVFRSSGKTLLCGFEALNGEWELQWVNEQFLEVSSLPVMLAYFGEDYLRIILPDPSDPDVDNAVDYWFDARTLTLKEATYVTECLWENARDVWKCRAEGEKLVYSYAEHWKKNEAGDWVEVEEEEFSTVDANEEDLVLSTGKRLPVYPKGFVIE, from the coding sequence ATGAAAAGCATGAAAGCAATCCGCAGGCTGGTTCTGGCTGTTCTGGCGGTATGTATTCTTTTCCTGGTTCAGGCTGGATGCGCTGAGGAGACCAAACACTCCGTGACCCTCTCGAAGGATGACATCTGGCTGGGGTTTCAAAAATACGAGGACCTGCTCAGCGACAAAAGCGTTACCGATATTTTTGTTGAGGAAGGCAATGAGTATTATTGCTCCATTGACGGCGTGCTTTTCTCCAAAGACAGGAAATGGCTGGTGACGTATCCCAGCGGCCGGACGGAAGAGGAATATACCGTTCCGGAAGGCACAGAAGGGATTAATTTTGACGATCCGGAAAACCTGAAAGTCCTGAAGCTCCCCGCCTCCTTCCGTCCTCGTTATTACAAGGAGGGTGATGAACCAGGCCAGGCATACATGGGAGAAGTTTTTGTGGAATTTGTTTGCTGTCCCGCCCTGGAAAGAATTGAAGTAGACCCGGACAACCCGTTCTTTTGTGACATAGACGGCGTGCTGTTTTCCAAAGACAGGAAGAAACTGGTCGTGTGTCCCCGGAGCAAACAGGGGGGATACGTAATCCCGGACGGTACGGAAGAGATCTGCATGTACGCTTTTAGCGAAAACGAAAAACTGACCGGCGTATTTGTGCCGGACAGCGTGCAGGTAATCGGTGAGGCTGCTTTTTCAGAAACCAAAGAGATCAGACGGATACGCCTTCCGAAAAAGATGAAGTATATCGATGAATGCGCATTCCTGGACAACGAAGCATTGGCGGAACTGGAAATACCTGAGGGGCTGACAGAAATCACGCCCTGGATGCTGACGGGAAATACACAGCTTCAGGGAACGCTGCGCATTCCGGAAAGCGTGACCAAAATCGGCGAGGAGGCATTGTGCTTTCTTTACAAAGTATCAGATATATACTGGCCGGATCATGACATCCGTTTTACCTGGTTCTGCGAAGGTGAGGAGGAAGACCTTGAAGACAAAAGCGACCTGGCTTTCGGCTGGAACGACTGGGGAATTGCCGACTTTACCGTTGTAATGCACGCCCATGAGGGAACACCGGCGGCAGAGTGGGTGAAAAATTATCCGCATGTGATCTCTCCCCAGGGTGTGGAAAGCATGGATGCGGAAGGATACGCGGAAGTGTGCACGCGGGTGATGCGGGAAAGCGGATACCCGGAGGCGGAGATCTGTTACAATCCGGGCCTGAAATGGATGGCGGTCAAGCCGCTGGTGGCATACAACCTGGATCATGCGGTGGCCGTGTTCCGGAGCAGCGGAAAAACCCTGCTGTGCGGCTTTGAGGCCCTGAACGGGGAATGGGAGCTGCAGTGGGTGAACGAACAGTTCCTGGAAGTGAGCAGCCTGCCGGTGATGCTGGCATACTTCGGGGAGGATTATCTGCGGATCATCCTGCCGGATCCAAGCGATCCGGATGTGGACAACGCCGTGGATTACTGGTTTGACGCCCGGACCCTCACGCTGAAAGAGGCTACCTATGTGACAGAATGCCTGTGGGAGAACGCCAGAGACGTGTGGAAGTGCCGTGCAGAGGGCGAGAAACTTGTATACTCCTATGCGGAGCATTGGAAAAAAAATGAGGCGGGAGACTGGGTCGAGGTGGAGGAAGAAGAGTTTTCCACCGTGGACGCAAACGAGGAGGATCTTGTCCTGAGTACCGGGAAAAGGCTGCCGGTTTATCCGAAGGGGTTTGTCATCGAATGA
- a CDS encoding PepSY domain-containing protein translates to MSKRFICMLMALVVMLGAVPVSASGSMTVQEIVDQVVIPLALENDRGGAGYSRYFSYEDLAEIVRVFEENGFVLPENDVVMQFVTSGYGVPEGLVAERYCQQFFGPFGTWTDEQQGWYDDLEVRLGHAETFGSHVPGKDNMTREEAIAWALKKIREEYGEDLPLEDPDIWQITAMFIKDAPFGSDSHHEDEWSVFLEPKDLEHARYGASFVDRDPENSTELYYAFLDPEEPFTLNQLRNIFDIVYGVNKNWPQSAWQAYSDMLQKVELNPSDYDYTDNLAFRMTGYPEPKADEISREEAIRIAKEALANERASYNSAVLTEYEGERTWQVSFLIEFPFFSSVDEDEESGDYVVSIDSVTGEVRSLRMERSYNPSFCYAPEKVYTEIQEMLPKEEDLLPLAVEAVRKKYPEAGDPLDEENYSWFSGLSGYGFIKFTARNLQHSNIEVRFKQDGKVDKVTMDSPVDGDNLFSRFYDLYGPMGKWDQSVWVQLEKDMKELEPTTIEGKVLKATHYPEESSVSIKQEQARKLGRETTGKNMTEVNSCVLVDAQPHPVWIVQLLTEYTLSIVGIDAETGEAVLSMPDRADFSSRYMVYSLPETWRKIEIKENGPAYLAQAAIIDRVFPADVDWRGYDLGDVDVTWMDYCYMNEGTAWRMEVDGLTVRCISHREGVKSYEVEFDPEGNVIRFEEKD, encoded by the coding sequence ATGAGTAAACGGTTTATATGCATGCTTATGGCCCTGGTGGTTATGCTGGGGGCTGTTCCTGTGTCGGCTTCGGGGAGTATGACGGTGCAGGAGATTGTGGATCAGGTGGTTATTCCCCTGGCACTGGAAAATGATCGAGGGGGTGCGGGGTACAGCCGGTACTTCAGTTATGAGGATCTGGCGGAAATTGTGCGGGTGTTTGAGGAAAACGGGTTTGTTCTTCCGGAGAATGATGTTGTCATGCAGTTTGTGACAAGCGGCTACGGAGTCCCTGAAGGCCTTGTGGCTGAAAGGTACTGCCAGCAGTTCTTCGGGCCGTTCGGCACCTGGACGGATGAACAGCAGGGCTGGTATGACGACCTGGAAGTCAGGCTGGGGCATGCTGAAACCTTCGGCTCCCATGTACCGGGGAAAGACAATATGACCCGGGAGGAAGCGATTGCCTGGGCGCTGAAGAAGATCCGGGAGGAGTACGGGGAAGATCTGCCCCTGGAGGATCCGGACATCTGGCAGATAACAGCGATGTTCATCAAAGACGCCCCATTTGGTTCTGATTCCCACCATGAGGATGAATGGTCTGTCTTCCTGGAGCCGAAGGATCTTGAGCACGCGCGATACGGTGCCTCGTTCGTCGACAGGGATCCTGAGAACAGTACCGAACTGTATTACGCCTTCCTCGACCCGGAGGAACCCTTCACCCTTAATCAGCTGCGGAATATTTTCGACATCGTTTACGGGGTGAATAAGAACTGGCCCCAGTCTGCCTGGCAGGCATACAGTGATATGCTGCAGAAGGTGGAGCTGAATCCGTCAGACTACGACTATACCGATAATCTGGCATTCCGGATGACCGGTTATCCCGAACCCAAAGCGGATGAGATCTCCCGGGAGGAGGCCATCCGGATCGCAAAGGAAGCCCTGGCAAACGAGAGGGCGTCCTATAACAGCGCCGTGCTGACAGAATATGAAGGCGAGCGCACCTGGCAGGTATCCTTTCTGATCGAGTTTCCTTTTTTCTCTTCTGTTGATGAAGATGAGGAAAGCGGAGACTATGTGGTCAGCATTGACAGCGTAACCGGTGAAGTCCGCAGCCTGCGGATGGAGCGCTCTTACAATCCTTCCTTCTGCTATGCCCCGGAAAAGGTATACACGGAAATCCAGGAGATGCTGCCGAAGGAGGAGGACCTGCTCCCGCTGGCTGTGGAAGCCGTGCGGAAAAAATATCCCGAGGCGGGAGACCCGCTGGATGAAGAGAACTACAGCTGGTTTTCCGGCCTGAGCGGCTATGGGTTTATCAAATTCACCGCCCGGAACCTGCAGCACAGCAATATCGAAGTGCGGTTTAAACAGGACGGAAAGGTGGATAAAGTGACCATGGATTCGCCCGTGGACGGAGACAACCTGTTCAGCCGGTTCTATGATCTTTACGGACCCATGGGCAAATGGGACCAGTCCGTATGGGTACAGCTGGAAAAGGATATGAAGGAGCTGGAGCCGACAACAATCGAAGGGAAAGTCCTGAAGGCTACCCACTATCCGGAAGAATCCTCCGTGAGCATCAAGCAGGAGCAGGCACGGAAACTGGGACGGGAAACCACCGGCAAAAATATGACTGAAGTGAACAGCTGCGTGCTGGTGGACGCGCAGCCTCATCCCGTATGGATCGTCCAGCTCCTGACAGAATATACCCTGTCCATCGTCGGGATTGACGCGGAAACCGGTGAAGCCGTTCTTTCCATGCCAGACAGGGCTGACTTTTCATCTCGGTATATGGTCTACTCCCTGCCGGAAACCTGGCGGAAGATTGAAATCAAAGAAAATGGCCCGGCCTATCTGGCCCAGGCAGCGATCATTGACAGGGTATTCCCGGCGGATGTCGATTGGCGGGGGTACGATCTGGGCGACGTGGATGTCACCTGGATGGATTATTGCTATATGAATGAGGGCACCGCGTGGAGGATGGAAGTGGACGGGCTGACCGTACGCTGCATCAGCCACAGGGAAGGTGTAAAGAGCTATGAGGTGGAGTTTGATCCAGAGGGAAACGTGATCCGGTTTGAGGAGAAAGACTGA